Within Sulfurimonas sp. hsl 1-7, the genomic segment TGGTGGTGATGCGTCAGAGTTTAAAAAACTATTTCCTGATGCAAGGCTCGATCAAGAGTTGATTTTTACGGGAATGAAAAAGATTATGAAAAAGGCTGGTTTATGCTAACAGTTGCACTTCCAAAAGGGCGTATAGCAAAAGAAACACTAGAAATATTTGAAACTATTTTTGGAGACAGTTTCAAATTTGACGACAGAAAACTTATTTTAGAGACTCCAAAATTCCGTTTTTTACTTGTAAGAAACCAAGACGTAGCAACTTATGTATATCATCAAGCAGCAGATATCGGTGTAGTTGGACTTGATACTTTAGAAGAGCAGGGGCTTGACGTTGTGCGCCTGCTAGATCTTAAACGCGGCGTATGTAAAGTAGCTATCGGGATGAAAAAGGGTGAGAAGCTAGACCTTAGTAAGCCTGAGC encodes:
- the hisG gene encoding ATP phosphoribosyltransferase produces the protein MLTVALPKGRIAKETLEIFETIFGDSFKFDDRKLILETPKFRFLLVRNQDVATYVYHQAADIGVVGLDTLEEQGLDVVRLLDLKRGVCKVAIGMKKGEKLDLSKPELKVASKMVNITKKYFEERAVSVEIIKLYGSIELAPLIGLADMIVDIVETGTTMKQNGLEVVQDIMTSSTYLIANKNSYISKKDEVLDIYEKINKVIKAEQEA